In Electrophorus electricus isolate fEleEle1 chromosome 6, fEleEle1.pri, whole genome shotgun sequence, a single genomic region encodes these proteins:
- the capga gene encoding capping protein (actin filament), gelsolin-like a isoform X1 has product MLPFCAVAGQFGPEVREPGLWGWRVEKMKAVQLEQGQLGVFYTGDAYLILSNRGSSGAELHMWMGEKSSRDEQCACAMLATQLDRFLEGEPVQHRQVQGYESPEFMNLFPGGVSYKEGGIESGFRKSRSNSGPVRRLYQIKGKKNVRVREVELSWSSFSRGDCYILDLGETIISWSGSKANMFERQKVHEIAALIRDTERNGKAAISDVTEGEETLEMIQVLGPMSALKDSSIEEDNKADMSNSATLYKVSNATGYMTLTQLCDKAPFDQQMLERDDCFILDNGSNGKIFIWKGNGANAEEKRVALKVADEFIQEMNYSRMKTQVEILPQGRESILFKQFFKSWS; this is encoded by the exons ATGCTTCCTTTTTGTGCAGTGGCAGGCCAGTTTGGCCCTGAGGTGCGGGAGCCGGGGCTGTGGGGCTGGAGGGTGGAGAAGATGAAGGCAGTGCAGCTAGAACAGGGCCAGCTGGGAGTCTTCTACACGGGGGACGCATACCTCATCCTCAGTAACCGCGGCAGCAGCGGGGCAGAGCTGCACATGTGGATGG GTGAGAAGTCGTCACGGGACGAGCAGTGCGCATGTGCCATGCTGGCCACGCAGCTGGACCGTTTCCTGGAGGGAGAGCCAGTCCAGCACAGACAGGTCCAGGGCTACGAGTCCCCTGAGTTCATGAACCTGTTCCCTGGAGGAGTCAGCTATAAG gaaggaGGTATAGAGTCTGGCTTTAGGAAGTCCCGGTCCAACTCCGGCCCAGTGCGCCGCCTATACCAGattaaaggcaaaaaaaatgtgCGAGTGCGAGAGGTGGAGCTAAGTTGGAGCAGCTTCAGCCGGGGAGACTGCTACATCCTGGACCTGGGGGAG ACTATCATCTCGTGGAGTGGCTCCAAAGCAAACATGTTTGAGAGGCAGAAGGTGCATGAGATTGCTGCTCTGATCCGTGACACAGAGAGGAACGGCAAAGCTGCCATCAGTGATGTCACCGAGGGGGAGGAAACACTGGAAATGATACAg GTACTTGGGCCAATGTCAGCCCTAAAAGACAGTTCCATAGAGGAAGACAACAAGGCAGACATGTCTAACTCTGCCACCCTCTACAAG gTGTCGAATGCAACCGGCTACATGACGTTAACACAGCTATGTGATAAGGCTCCATTTGACCAACAGATGTTGGAACGAGATGACTGCTTCATCCTAGATAATGGCTCTAATGGCAAAATCTTCATctggaaag GAAATGGAGCCAATGCAGAGGAGAAGAGGGTAGCCCTAAAGGTGGCAGATGAGTTTATTCAAGAGATGAACTACTCTAGAATGAAAACTCAG GTTGAGATTCTTCCTCAAGGCCGTGAATCCATACTCTTCAAGCAGTTTTTCAAGAGCTGGAGTTAA
- the capga gene encoding capping protein (actin filament), gelsolin-like a isoform X2: MLPFCAVAGQFGPEVREPGLWGWRVEKMKAVQLEQGQLGVFYTGDAYLILSNRGSSGAELHMWMGEKSSRDEQCACAMLATQLDRFLEGEPVQHRQVQGYESPEFMNLFPGGVSYKEGGIESGFRKSRSNSGPVRRLYQIKGKKNVRVREVELSWSSFSRGDCYILDLGETIISWSGSKANMFERQKVHEIAALIRDTERNGKAAISDVTEGEETLEMIQVLGPMSALKDSSIEEDNKADMSNSATLYKVSNATGYMTLTQLCDKAPFDQQMLERDDCFILDNGSNGKIFIWKG; this comes from the exons ATGCTTCCTTTTTGTGCAGTGGCAGGCCAGTTTGGCCCTGAGGTGCGGGAGCCGGGGCTGTGGGGCTGGAGGGTGGAGAAGATGAAGGCAGTGCAGCTAGAACAGGGCCAGCTGGGAGTCTTCTACACGGGGGACGCATACCTCATCCTCAGTAACCGCGGCAGCAGCGGGGCAGAGCTGCACATGTGGATGG GTGAGAAGTCGTCACGGGACGAGCAGTGCGCATGTGCCATGCTGGCCACGCAGCTGGACCGTTTCCTGGAGGGAGAGCCAGTCCAGCACAGACAGGTCCAGGGCTACGAGTCCCCTGAGTTCATGAACCTGTTCCCTGGAGGAGTCAGCTATAAG gaaggaGGTATAGAGTCTGGCTTTAGGAAGTCCCGGTCCAACTCCGGCCCAGTGCGCCGCCTATACCAGattaaaggcaaaaaaaatgtgCGAGTGCGAGAGGTGGAGCTAAGTTGGAGCAGCTTCAGCCGGGGAGACTGCTACATCCTGGACCTGGGGGAG ACTATCATCTCGTGGAGTGGCTCCAAAGCAAACATGTTTGAGAGGCAGAAGGTGCATGAGATTGCTGCTCTGATCCGTGACACAGAGAGGAACGGCAAAGCTGCCATCAGTGATGTCACCGAGGGGGAGGAAACACTGGAAATGATACAg GTACTTGGGCCAATGTCAGCCCTAAAAGACAGTTCCATAGAGGAAGACAACAAGGCAGACATGTCTAACTCTGCCACCCTCTACAAG gTGTCGAATGCAACCGGCTACATGACGTTAACACAGCTATGTGATAAGGCTCCATTTGACCAACAGATGTTGGAACGAGATGACTGCTTCATCCTAGATAATGGCTCTAATGGCAAAATCTTCATctggaaag GTTGA